One genomic region from Spirulina subsalsa PCC 9445 encodes:
- a CDS encoding phosphate-starvation-inducible PsiE family protein, with product MLYFRRLVKLLTTSKENQNFLNFLHQIESLVSKLLALLMVVVIFFAIYELSIFLFTELFVGASTPFVAQLFKVFGLFLNILIALEILENITAYLQNNAIQLELVIMTSLIAVARKIIIFDIEKKSSGDLIAMSIAVFLLALSYAIVRSHNRK from the coding sequence ATGCTCTACTTCCGCAGACTGGTTAAGTTATTGACAACTTCCAAGGAAAACCAAAACTTTTTAAATTTTTTACACCAGATTGAAAGTCTGGTGTCTAAACTCTTAGCTTTATTAATGGTGGTGGTGATTTTTTTCGCCATCTACGAGTTGTCTATTTTTCTCTTTACAGAGCTTTTTGTTGGGGCTTCTACCCCTTTTGTTGCCCAATTATTTAAAGTCTTTGGTCTGTTTTTAAACATTTTAATCGCCTTAGAAATTCTAGAAAACATTACCGCCTATCTACAAAATAACGCCATTCAGTTGGAGTTAGTCATCATGACTTCTCTGATTGCCGTTGCCCGAAAGATTATCATTTTTGACATTGAGAAAAAATCCAGTGGGGATTTAATTGCCATGTCTATCGCGGTGTTTTTGTTGGCGTTGAGTTATGCCATTGTTCGGTCACATAATCGCAAGTAG
- a CDS encoding N-acetylmuramoyl-L-alanine amidase — protein MTAGATLLCASTADAANLVSWQFDSHQNRLTFNTDARVQPRAQVIANPSRLVIDLPGTRLGRATMNQNVGGVVQSVRAGQFNADTARLVVEFAPGYAIDPNGVRVVGRTPNQWTVELPNPTRLVSNVSSAGASLAGLQITQNGLFWRFDSSQSADPRVLVNRSRDRRQIFIDLDGLALSQAGSQAIGRYGVRQVTAQQASVSPPITRLTLDVTEDSPDWIASVSRGGVAIVPLGGMMAIRDDTPSPIVANPVVNTPQPPTGSVQVPPPVNPQPTPPTPAPPPPAPTPAPRPPVSNSRVRVTIDPGHGGRDPGAVGIGGLRESDVILPISQEVARILERNGVMVQMTRANDTFVTLEGRAAMANRNRSDLFVSIHANSAGNRPTVNGAETFHHPGSTGGYRLAESIQSRIIRQTGMNNRGVKQANFYVLRNTAMPAALVEVGFVTGSADAARLRNPSFRSQMAQAIADGILDYIRRYGV, from the coding sequence ATGACAGCAGGCGCAACCCTCCTATGTGCCTCTACCGCAGACGCAGCTAATTTAGTTTCTTGGCAATTTGATAGTCACCAAAATCGCCTAACTTTTAACACCGATGCTAGGGTACAACCTCGCGCCCAAGTTATTGCTAATCCTAGCCGTTTAGTGATTGATTTACCCGGTACTCGTTTAGGACGAGCGACCATGAATCAAAATGTGGGCGGGGTAGTTCAAAGTGTCAGAGCAGGTCAATTTAATGCCGATACTGCCCGTTTAGTGGTGGAATTTGCCCCCGGTTATGCTATTGATCCCAATGGGGTGCGAGTGGTGGGGAGAACCCCCAATCAATGGACGGTAGAGTTGCCCAATCCTACTCGTTTGGTGTCCAATGTCAGCAGTGCGGGGGCCTCTTTAGCGGGGTTACAAATTACCCAGAATGGTTTGTTTTGGCGGTTTGACTCCAGTCAAAGCGCAGATCCTAGGGTCTTGGTTAATCGTAGCCGCGATCGCCGACAAATTTTCATCGACCTAGATGGCCTGGCCCTATCCCAAGCCGGAAGCCAAGCCATTGGCCGCTACGGAGTCCGTCAAGTCACCGCACAACAGGCCTCTGTATCCCCCCCCATCACCCGCCTTACTTTAGACGTCACCGAAGATAGCCCAGACTGGATTGCTTCGGTTAGTCGTGGGGGAGTAGCCATCGTTCCCTTGGGGGGCATGATGGCGATTCGCGATGATACCCCCAGCCCCATTGTGGCTAATCCTGTGGTCAATACCCCCCAACCTCCCACAGGTAGCGTCCAGGTTCCCCCTCCCGTCAATCCTCAGCCCACCCCACCCACTCCCGCCCCACCCCCTCCCGCCCCCACTCCCGCCCCTCGTCCTCCAGTGTCTAACAGTCGAGTCCGAGTGACCATTGACCCCGGACATGGAGGCAGAGATCCCGGTGCTGTTGGTATTGGCGGTTTACGAGAATCCGATGTGATTTTACCGATTTCTCAGGAAGTCGCCCGGATTTTAGAACGAAATGGGGTGATGGTACAGATGACCCGCGCTAATGATACTTTTGTCACCTTAGAGGGACGGGCGGCGATGGCTAATCGCAATCGTTCAGATTTATTTGTGAGTATTCACGCCAATTCGGCGGGGAATCGTCCGACGGTGAATGGGGCGGAAACCTTCCACCATCCGGGGAGTACAGGGGGTTATCGGTTGGCCGAAAGTATTCAAAGCCGAATTATCCGCCAAACGGGGATGAATAACCGAGGGGTAAAACAGGCCAATTTCTACGTTTTGCGGAATACGGCTATGCCTGCGGCTTTAGTGGAGGTGGGGTTTGTGACGGGAAGTGCTGATGCGGCACGGTTACGGAATCCTAGTTTTCGCTCTCAAATGGCTCAGGCGATCGCAGATGGTATTCTCGACTATATCCGACGCTATGGCGTTTAG
- the gshB gene encoding glutathione synthase: protein MKFAFIIDPIAQLDPGHDTSVALMEAAQMLGHEVYITEVQQLSVVQGEAWALLSPVSLTPVELVGERWMTSKSWYEQGHGTLQPLTTMDGVFMRKDPPVTVPYLYTTQILDLIDPNKTRVLNHPRGLQAANEKLYALNFPSVIPETIVSQAKSVILDFVAQKGAAVLKPLGGKGGEGILFLEAGDRNLNSLIEVSTKWGQEPVMVQQYLPAAREGDKRIILLDGQPIGAVNRIPTGQEFRGNMAVGGRVAKAEITERDREICATVAPSLKADGLYFVGLDVIGGYLTEVNVTSPTGVREIDRLDGVSLGKQVIDWLAHRREAPHCTNVSVGMKDG, encoded by the coding sequence ATGAAATTTGCTTTTATTATTGACCCCATTGCTCAATTAGATCCGGGTCACGATACCAGTGTAGCTCTGATGGAAGCCGCTCAAATGTTGGGGCATGAGGTTTATATTACCGAAGTTCAACAGTTGAGCGTCGTACAAGGGGAAGCTTGGGCGCTGTTGTCTCCCGTTTCCCTAACTCCCGTTGAATTGGTGGGGGAACGCTGGATGACTTCTAAATCTTGGTATGAACAAGGCCACGGCACCCTGCAACCACTCACCACAATGGATGGGGTTTTCATGCGCAAAGATCCCCCGGTGACGGTTCCCTACCTCTACACTACCCAGATTTTAGACCTGATTGATCCCAACAAAACACGGGTTCTCAACCACCCCCGAGGCCTACAAGCGGCTAATGAGAAACTGTACGCTTTGAACTTCCCTAGTGTGATTCCTGAAACCATTGTCAGCCAAGCCAAAAGCGTGATCTTAGACTTTGTAGCCCAAAAGGGAGCGGCAGTGTTGAAACCCTTGGGGGGGAAAGGGGGCGAGGGAATTTTGTTCTTGGAAGCAGGCGATCGCAATCTCAATTCCCTGATTGAAGTTAGCACCAAATGGGGACAAGAACCTGTCATGGTGCAACAGTACCTCCCAGCGGCCCGTGAAGGGGACAAACGGATCATCTTACTCGATGGTCAACCCATCGGAGCCGTGAACCGCATCCCCACCGGCCAAGAATTTCGCGGCAATATGGCCGTCGGGGGGCGAGTCGCTAAAGCCGAGATTACCGAGCGAGATCGGGAGATTTGCGCCACCGTTGCCCCCTCCCTTAAAGCGGATGGTTTATACTTTGTAGGGTTAGATGTCATTGGGGGCTACCTGACGGAAGTGAATGTCACCAGTCCCACCGGAGTGCGAGAAATTGACCGTTTAGATGGGGTATCTTTAGGGAAACAAGTCATTGACTGGTTAGCTCATCGTCGGGAAGCCCCGCACTGTACGAATGTCAGTGTCGGCATGAAAGACGGTTAA
- a CDS encoding adenylate/guanylate cyclase domain-containing protein, with translation MGNSLSGEEMRVSRDRAASRKENRQGKPPHQAKTASGQRRDSLSQQITRRVILLSLTALLGLLTAMSLGLTTSVERVKRKLDRAGAQAARNVDLALLDIKSDLVATSASLGVSNNRGQIIQTMLQRNPEFFAIWLTTPDGTILEQHHQGATVHPFTRHENLETYSHKAVQLSPIQFADNSPYIDLSTPVQNAAWDSLGTLTVRVDLMALWTLTGHIRPSEAGYVYLTDDEGQIIAIAERRSQQPNIYLKDVVGRSPLEMSRSGFNGYRGVIGRIVVASVQRLEVVPWFVVVEQPAGEFATALLLVTVLWLFVLLAVLALVFNILAFTQRRIVFSLSMLQETVRRLSQGEWDSPLAIANRDELGELAQLLQQMSHQLQESFVQLEASNTQMRQLNAAYERFVPNQFLRFLEKDSIIEVELGDAVEKEMSVLFADIRNFTTFSEQMTPADNFKFLNAYLSRMEPAITQNGGFIDKYIGDEIMALFSGSADDAVQAGVSMLKRLASYNQHRHKRERTPISIGIGINTGHLMLGTVGGNRHMDGTVVSDTVNLASRLERLTRLYRVSLLISHQTFLKLSHRSEYGIRLIDRVIVKGKSEQVSVFEVFDADPPDVYEGKQKTKTRFEQALLCYYMGDLPQAVQLLAECLSVNPQDSVAQIYLERCYDEQAFN, from the coding sequence ATGGGAAACAGCCTGAGTGGGGAGGAGATGAGAGTGAGTCGCGATCGCGCAGCGTCTCGGAAAGAGAATCGCCAAGGGAAACCCCCACATCAGGCTAAAACCGCATCAGGACAACGCCGAGACTCTTTGAGTCAACAGATCACTCGACGGGTGATTCTCCTGAGCTTAACCGCTTTACTCGGCCTCCTCACGGCCATGTCCTTGGGCCTAACCACCAGTGTAGAACGGGTCAAACGTAAACTAGACCGCGCTGGAGCCCAAGCTGCCCGCAATGTGGATTTAGCCCTCCTAGACATTAAAAGTGATTTAGTCGCAACCAGTGCCTCCCTCGGTGTCAGCAACAACCGTGGTCAAATCATCCAGACGATGTTGCAACGCAATCCCGAATTTTTCGCCATTTGGCTCACCACCCCAGACGGTACTATTCTTGAACAGCATCATCAAGGTGCAACGGTTCACCCCTTCACCCGCCATGAAAACCTAGAAACCTACTCCCACAAAGCTGTTCAACTCAGTCCCATTCAATTTGCAGACAATTCCCCCTATATTGATTTAAGTACACCTGTTCAGAATGCTGCCTGGGACTCCCTCGGCACTCTCACCGTGCGCGTGGACTTAATGGCCTTGTGGACTCTAACCGGACACATTCGACCCAGTGAGGCTGGATATGTGTATCTCACCGATGACGAGGGGCAAATTATCGCCATTGCTGAACGACGCTCCCAACAACCCAATATTTACTTAAAAGACGTTGTGGGACGTTCTCCCCTAGAGATGAGTCGTTCTGGCTTTAATGGCTACCGGGGCGTAATTGGCCGCATTGTGGTGGCTTCTGTGCAACGTTTAGAAGTGGTGCCTTGGTTTGTGGTGGTTGAACAACCCGCCGGAGAATTTGCCACGGCTTTGTTATTAGTAACGGTTCTCTGGCTATTCGTTTTATTGGCTGTTTTGGCACTGGTTTTTAATATTCTGGCGTTTACCCAACGGCGGATCGTTTTTTCCCTGTCTATGCTTCAGGAAACCGTGCGGCGCTTGAGTCAGGGCGAATGGGATTCACCTTTAGCGATCGCCAATCGTGATGAACTCGGAGAACTCGCCCAACTCCTACAACAAATGTCCCACCAGTTACAGGAATCTTTCGTACAGTTAGAAGCCAGTAATACCCAAATGCGCCAACTGAACGCCGCCTATGAGCGCTTTGTGCCGAATCAGTTTTTACGCTTCCTTGAAAAAGACAGCATCATTGAGGTGGAATTAGGCGACGCGGTAGAAAAAGAAATGTCTGTACTTTTTGCAGATATCCGCAACTTTACCACCTTTAGCGAGCAAATGACCCCGGCCGATAACTTTAAATTTCTCAATGCTTATTTATCTCGCATGGAACCGGCTATTACACAAAATGGTGGATTTATTGATAAGTATATTGGGGATGAAATTATGGCACTTTTTAGTGGCAGTGCTGATGATGCAGTACAAGCGGGGGTGTCTATGTTAAAACGTCTAGCCTCTTACAATCAACATCGTCATAAACGAGAACGAACCCCCATTAGTATTGGCATTGGTATTAATACAGGTCATTTAATGTTAGGCACCGTGGGCGGCAATCGACACATGGATGGGACGGTGGTGAGTGATACAGTTAATTTAGCCTCTCGTTTAGAACGTCTTACCCGTTTATATCGTGTTTCTTTGTTAATTTCTCATCAAACCTTTTTAAAACTCTCCCATCGTTCAGAATATGGTATCCGGTTAATTGACCGGGTGATTGTTAAAGGAAAATCAGAACAGGTTTCTGTGTTTGAAGTCTTTGATGCCGATCCCCCAGATGTGTATGAGGGAAAACAGAAAACTAAAACTCGGTTTGAGCAAGCTTTACTGTGTTATTATATGGGAGATTTACCCCAAGCTGTTCAGTTATTGGCGGAATGTTTAAGTGTTAATCCTCAAGATTCCGTCGCACAAATTTATTTAGAGCGTTGTTATGATGAGCAAGCTTTTAATTAG
- the aroC gene encoding chorismate synthase, protein MGSTFGHLFRITTFGESHGGGVGVVIDGCPPRLAISRDEIQFELDRRRPGQSKITTPRKEADQCEILSGVFEGKTLGTPIAILVRNKDPRPADYQEMETTYRPSHADATYDAKYGIRNWQGGGRSSARETIGRVAAGAIAKKILHQVAGVEIVAYVKRIKDLEAVVDSNTVTLEQVEQNIVRCPDGECAERMIDVIDQAKRDRNSLGGVVECVARRVPRGLGEPVFDKLEADLAKAIMSLPATKGFEIGSGFAGVLLTGKEHNDEFYIDEQGQTRTLTNRSGGIQGGITNGENIILRAAFKPTATIGQAQKTVTNTGEETTLAARGRHDPCVLPRAVPMVEAMVALVLCDHLLRHQGQCATLTP, encoded by the coding sequence ATGGGCAGTACATTCGGACATCTCTTTCGCATTACCACTTTCGGAGAATCCCACGGGGGAGGAGTCGGTGTTGTGATTGATGGCTGTCCCCCCCGCTTGGCAATCTCTCGCGACGAAATCCAGTTTGAACTTGACCGCAGACGACCGGGACAGAGTAAGATTACCACTCCCCGGAAAGAGGCGGATCAATGTGAGATTTTGTCGGGGGTGTTTGAAGGGAAAACCCTAGGGACTCCGATTGCTATTTTAGTCCGCAATAAAGACCCTCGCCCAGCCGATTATCAGGAGATGGAAACCACCTATCGCCCCTCCCATGCCGATGCAACCTATGACGCGAAATATGGGATTCGCAACTGGCAAGGGGGAGGGCGGTCTTCGGCACGGGAAACCATTGGACGGGTGGCGGCTGGTGCGATCGCCAAAAAAATCCTCCACCAAGTCGCTGGGGTGGAAATTGTCGCCTATGTCAAGCGAATTAAAGACCTAGAGGCGGTGGTGGATAGTAACACCGTCACCCTTGAACAAGTGGAACAGAATATTGTGCGCTGTCCGGATGGAGAATGTGCCGAACGGATGATTGATGTGATTGACCAGGCCAAACGCGATCGCAATTCCCTCGGCGGAGTGGTCGAATGTGTCGCCCGTCGCGTCCCCCGAGGTCTGGGTGAACCCGTCTTTGATAAACTAGAGGCCGATCTGGCCAAAGCCATTATGTCCCTCCCAGCTACTAAAGGCTTTGAAATTGGCTCCGGTTTTGCTGGAGTGTTACTCACCGGAAAAGAACATAACGACGAATTTTATATTGATGAACAGGGGCAAACTCGCACCCTCACCAATCGTTCCGGAGGGATTCAAGGAGGAATTACGAACGGCGAAAACATCATTCTCCGAGCCGCATTTAAACCAACTGCTACAATAGGTCAAGCCCAGAAAACGGTGACAAACACCGGGGAAGAAACCACCCTAGCCGCCAGAGGGCGACATGACCCTTGCGTTTTGCCTAGGGCTGT